The Streptomyces sp. NBC_01689 genome includes a window with the following:
- a CDS encoding ATP-binding protein: MADHQEASVTLPSDPASVSAARKFVIDVLAEWGLPEDAEAADTVRLIVSELATNAVQHTFGQSPTFTVDVLLKRDEQLRIGVTDSHPRFPKRLPAAVQQDNGRGMVIIRWLTAECGGRVLVRPTREGGKTVSIELPWTVRAQPVVAGGPQEP; encoded by the coding sequence ATGGCAGACCACCAGGAAGCATCCGTCACTCTGCCGAGCGATCCCGCCTCGGTCTCCGCGGCCCGGAAATTCGTCATCGACGTGCTGGCCGAATGGGGCCTGCCGGAGGACGCCGAAGCCGCCGACACCGTACGCCTGATCGTGTCCGAACTCGCCACCAACGCCGTCCAGCACACGTTCGGCCAGTCGCCCACCTTCACGGTGGACGTCCTGCTGAAACGGGACGAACAACTGCGCATCGGTGTCACCGACAGCCATCCGCGCTTCCCGAAGCGACTGCCCGCCGCGGTCCAACAGGACAACGGACGCGGGATGGTGATCATCCGTTGGCTGACCGCGGAATGCGGCGGCAGAGTCCTCGTGCGTCCCACCCGGGAGGGCGGCAAGACGGTCTCCATCGAGTTGCCGTGGACGGTGCGGGCCCAGCCGGTGGTGGCCGGCGGTCCACAAGAGCCCTGA
- the bioB gene encoding biotin synthase BioB encodes MDLLNTLVDKGLRRELPTRDEALAVLATSDDDVLDVVAAAGKVRRHWFGRRVKLNYLVNLKSGLCPEDCSYCSQRLGSKADILKYTWLKPDQASQAAAAGLAGGAKRVCLVASGRGPTDRDVDRVSDTIKAIKDQHENVEVCACLGLLSDGQAERLREAGADAYNHNLNTSEATYGDITTTHTYADRVDTVQKAHAAGLSACSGLIAGMGESDEDLVDVVYALRDLDPDSVPVNFLIPFEGTPLAQEWNLTPQRCLRILAMVRFVCPDAEVRIAGGREVHLRTMQPLALHLANSIFLGDYLTSEGQAGKADLEMIADAGFEVEGAGEVTLPEHRAAAGGGCGAHADADAAGCGSHAESGCGSHEAGGCGSHAGGGVCGSAPVEVPAEARTDLVAVRRRGAGTDLAPNA; translated from the coding sequence ATGGACCTGCTGAACACGCTGGTGGACAAGGGGCTTCGGCGCGAGCTGCCGACCCGTGACGAGGCGCTGGCCGTGCTGGCCACGTCCGACGACGACGTGCTCGACGTGGTGGCCGCGGCCGGGAAGGTCCGCCGCCACTGGTTCGGCCGTCGAGTGAAACTCAACTATCTGGTCAACCTGAAGTCCGGGCTCTGCCCCGAGGACTGCTCGTACTGCTCGCAGCGGCTCGGCTCCAAGGCCGACATCCTCAAGTACACCTGGCTCAAGCCCGACCAGGCCTCGCAGGCCGCGGCGGCGGGCCTGGCCGGGGGCGCCAAGCGGGTCTGCCTGGTGGCCAGCGGACGCGGTCCGACCGACCGCGACGTGGACCGGGTCTCCGACACCATCAAGGCGATCAAGGACCAGCACGAGAACGTCGAGGTGTGCGCCTGCCTCGGTCTGCTCTCCGACGGTCAGGCCGAGCGGCTGCGCGAGGCGGGCGCGGACGCCTACAACCACAACCTCAACACGTCCGAGGCGACGTACGGGGACATCACGACCACGCACACGTACGCCGACCGGGTGGACACGGTCCAGAAGGCGCACGCGGCGGGCCTGTCCGCCTGCTCCGGTCTGATCGCCGGCATGGGCGAGAGCGACGAGGACCTCGTGGACGTGGTGTACGCGCTGCGCGACCTCGACCCCGACTCCGTTCCGGTGAACTTCCTGATCCCGTTCGAGGGAACCCCGCTCGCCCAGGAGTGGAACCTGACACCGCAGCGGTGTCTGCGCATCCTGGCGATGGTCCGTTTCGTCTGCCCGGACGCCGAGGTCCGCATCGCGGGCGGCCGTGAGGTCCATCTGCGCACGATGCAGCCGCTCGCCCTCCACCTCGCCAACTCGATCTTCCTCGGCGACTATCTGACGAGCGAGGGCCAGGCGGGCAAGGCCGACCTGGAGATGATCGCGGACGCCGGGTTCGAGGTGGAGGGCGCCGGCGAGGTGACCCTGCCGGAGCACCGTGCGGCGGCGGGCGGCGGGTGCGGCGCGCACGCGGACGCCGACGCGGCGGGCTGCGGGTCGCACGCGGAGTCCGGGTGCGGGTCGCACGAGGCCGGTGGGTGCGGGTCGCACGCGGGGGGCGGTGTGTGCGGCTCGGCTCCGGTCGAGGTGCCCGCCGAGGCGCGTACGGATCTGGTCGCCGTGCGCCGCCGGGGTGCCGGAACGGATCTCGCGCCCAATGCCTGA
- a CDS encoding DUF397 domain-containing protein yields the protein MTAMPRYVPLSTSLRDVRWRRSSRSTGMNNCVETARPGPGPWAGLVAVRDSKNTAGPALLFTPASWEGFIAGLN from the coding sequence ATGACCGCAATGCCTCGGTACGTACCCCTCAGTACCTCACTCCGTGACGTGCGCTGGCGGCGCAGCAGCCGCAGCACGGGAATGAACAACTGCGTCGAGACCGCGCGACCGGGCCCAGGGCCCTGGGCCGGACTCGTCGCCGTGCGCGACTCCAAGAACACGGCGGGCCCCGCCCTGCTGTTCACCCCCGCCAGTTGGGAGGGGTTCATCGCCGGACTGAACTGA
- a CDS encoding adenosylmethionine--8-amino-7-oxononanoate transaminase — MPDLSLRELLELDRRHVWHPYGPMPGRQEPLVVESASGVRLRMADGSGDLVDGMSSWWSAIHGYNHPVLNDAVRAQLERMSHVMFGGLTHEPAVRLAKRLVDISPEGLEHVFLADSGSVSVEVAVKMCLQHWRSLGRPAKQRLLTWRGGYHGDTWQPMSVCDPEGGMHELWQGVLQRQVFADAPPAGYEESYAAHLRELMGRHAHELAAVIVEPVVQGAGGMRFHSPAYLRVLREACDAHDVLLVFDEIATGFGRTGTLFAAEHAGVTPDVMCVGKALTGGYLTMAATLCTARVAEGISHGEVPVLAHGPTFMGNPLAAAVACASVDLLLGQDWQTEVKRIEAGLREGLAEASSMPGVRDVRVLGAIGVVQLDHEVDMAAATAAAVREGVWLRPFRDLVYTMPPYVTSDEDVARIARAVRAAAREG; from the coding sequence ATGCCTGACCTGTCCCTGCGGGAGCTGCTCGAACTCGACCGGCGCCATGTCTGGCACCCGTACGGGCCGATGCCGGGACGCCAGGAGCCGCTCGTCGTGGAGTCGGCGAGCGGGGTGCGGCTGCGGATGGCGGACGGCTCGGGCGATCTCGTCGACGGGATGTCGTCGTGGTGGTCGGCCATCCACGGCTACAACCACCCGGTGCTGAACGACGCGGTGCGCGCCCAGTTGGAGCGGATGAGCCATGTGATGTTCGGCGGGCTCACCCATGAGCCCGCCGTGCGGCTGGCCAAGCGACTGGTCGACATATCTCCCGAGGGGCTGGAGCACGTCTTCCTCGCCGACTCCGGTTCGGTCTCGGTCGAGGTCGCCGTCAAGATGTGTCTCCAGCACTGGCGTTCGCTCGGCCGCCCGGCCAAGCAGCGGCTGCTGACCTGGCGGGGCGGGTACCACGGCGACACCTGGCAGCCGATGTCGGTGTGCGACCCCGAGGGCGGGATGCACGAGCTGTGGCAGGGCGTGCTGCAGCGCCAGGTGTTCGCCGACGCCCCGCCGGCCGGGTACGAGGAGTCGTACGCCGCACACCTGCGCGAGCTGATGGGGCGTCACGCGCACGAGCTCGCCGCGGTGATCGTGGAACCGGTGGTGCAGGGCGCGGGCGGGATGCGCTTCCACTCCCCCGCGTATCTGCGGGTGCTGCGGGAGGCGTGCGACGCGCACGACGTGCTGCTGGTGTTCGACGAGATCGCCACCGGTTTCGGCCGTACGGGAACGCTCTTCGCGGCGGAGCACGCGGGCGTGACGCCGGACGTGATGTGTGTGGGCAAGGCGCTGACCGGCGGGTACCTGACCATGGCGGCGACGCTGTGCACGGCCCGGGTGGCCGAGGGCATCTCGCACGGCGAGGTCCCGGTGCTCGCGCACGGCCCGACCTTCATGGGCAATCCGCTCGCCGCCGCGGTGGCGTGCGCCTCCGTCGACCTGCTGCTCGGGCAGGACTGGCAGACCGAGGTCAAGCGGATCGAGGCGGGACTGCGGGAAGGACTGGCGGAGGCCTCCTCGATGCCGGGGGTCCGGGACGTGCGGGTGCTGGGCGCGATCGGTGTCGTCCAGCTCGACCACGAGGTCGACATGGCGGCGGCGACGGCCGCCGCCGTGCGCGAGGGTGTGTGGCTGCGCCCGTTCCGCGACCTCGTCTACACGATGCCGCCGTATGTGACGAGTGACGAGGACGTGGCCCGGATCGCCCGCGCGGTCCGGGCGGCGGCACGGGAGGGATGA
- a CDS encoding 8-amino-7-oxononanoate synthase, translated as MAGSPFAWIDEQAHQRRRAGLVRTLRPRPADSALLDLASNDYLGLARHPEITAAAAAAAHRWGGGATGSRLVSGTTGLHAELERELAEFCGFEAALVFSSGYAANLAAVTALAPHGSLVVSDAGNHASLIDGCRLARGTTQVVAHADPDAVRKALGTHEGPALVVSDTVFSVDGDAAPLAGLAAACRAHGAALVVDDAHGLGVLGSGGRGAAHAAGLAGAPDVVVTVTLSKSFGSQGGAVLGPAPVIDHLVNAARTFIFDTGLAPAAAGAALAALRLLRREPARADRARAVATALHTRLTAEGLEAVRPDAAVVSVRAPSPERAVRWAADCREAGLAVGCFRPPSVPDGISRLRLTARADLTDAQIERAVRVISENR; from the coding sequence ATGGCCGGATCGCCGTTCGCATGGATCGACGAGCAGGCGCACCAGCGCCGACGGGCCGGACTCGTCCGCACCCTGCGCCCGCGCCCCGCCGACTCGGCCCTGCTCGATCTGGCGAGCAACGACTATCTCGGCCTCGCCCGCCACCCCGAGATCACGGCCGCGGCCGCGGCCGCCGCGCACCGCTGGGGAGGGGGCGCGACCGGATCGCGGCTCGTCTCCGGCACTACCGGACTTCACGCCGAACTCGAACGCGAGCTCGCCGAGTTCTGCGGCTTCGAGGCCGCGCTGGTCTTCTCCTCCGGATACGCGGCCAATCTCGCCGCGGTCACCGCGCTCGCGCCGCACGGCTCGCTCGTCGTCTCCGACGCGGGCAACCACGCCTCGCTGATCGACGGCTGCCGGCTGGCCCGCGGCACCACCCAGGTCGTCGCGCACGCCGACCCCGACGCCGTGCGCAAGGCGCTCGGGACGCACGAGGGTCCCGCCCTCGTCGTCTCCGACACGGTCTTCTCGGTGGACGGCGACGCGGCACCGCTGGCCGGTCTGGCCGCCGCCTGCCGGGCGCACGGGGCGGCGCTGGTCGTCGACGACGCGCACGGACTCGGCGTACTGGGCAGCGGAGGCCGGGGCGCCGCGCACGCCGCGGGCCTCGCCGGCGCTCCGGACGTCGTCGTGACCGTCACGCTCTCCAAGTCGTTCGGCAGCCAGGGCGGCGCCGTCCTCGGGCCCGCACCGGTCATCGACCACCTGGTCAACGCGGCGCGCACCTTCATCTTCGACACGGGTCTCGCACCGGCGGCCGCGGGCGCGGCCCTCGCGGCGCTCAGGCTGCTGCGCCGTGAGCCGGCGCGGGCCGACCGGGCCCGCGCGGTGGCGACGGCGCTGCACACCCGGCTGACCGCCGAGGGACTGGAGGCCGTACGGCCGGACGCCGCCGTGGTCTCGGTGCGCGCGCCGTCCCCGGAACGGGCCGTGCGGTGGGCCGCGGACTGCCGCGAGGCGGGGCTCGCCGTCGGGTGCTTCCGCCCCCCGTCCGTGCCCGACGGCATCTCCCGGCTGCGGCTGACCGCCCGGGCGGATCTCACCGACGCCCAGATCGAGCGGGCCGTACGGGTGATCTCGGAGAACCGGTGA
- a CDS encoding helix-turn-helix domain-containing protein — translation MQHGPAVRRRKLGAELRALRAGAGLTSGEAAGLVGWHQSKVSRIETGTSGVKPADVERLLDAYGVRESGLRELLLGLAGSEGNGRHHWWHAYRGVLPPAYRDFISLESQASGMRTLETSVVPGLLQTPEYARAVTRAAVGGLADDKLDALVEVRLARQDVLRSQPPLELAAVLDEAVLRREVGGPEVMARQLARLREAAALPQVRLQVLPFAAGAHAGVTGPFVIFSFPNTTDLDVVVLDHLTSSLYLERKEDLQAYTEAFNTLRSHALSPEDSLDYIAGIGDGA, via the coding sequence ATGCAGCACGGTCCCGCGGTACGACGCCGCAAACTCGGTGCCGAACTGCGCGCGCTGCGCGCCGGTGCTGGCCTCACCAGCGGTGAGGCGGCCGGCCTCGTCGGCTGGCACCAGTCGAAGGTGAGCCGGATCGAGACGGGCACCAGCGGGGTGAAACCGGCCGATGTGGAGCGTCTTCTGGACGCGTACGGCGTCCGGGAGAGCGGATTACGGGAGCTCCTGCTCGGACTGGCCGGATCCGAGGGCAACGGGCGGCACCACTGGTGGCACGCCTACCGGGGAGTCCTGCCGCCCGCCTACCGGGACTTCATCAGCCTGGAGTCCCAGGCCAGCGGGATGCGCACGCTGGAGACGTCCGTGGTACCGGGGCTGCTCCAGACCCCCGAGTACGCCCGGGCGGTGACCCGGGCGGCGGTGGGCGGGCTGGCCGACGACAAACTGGACGCGCTCGTCGAGGTGCGCCTCGCCCGGCAGGACGTGCTGCGGTCGCAGCCGCCGCTGGAGCTGGCCGCGGTCCTGGACGAGGCCGTACTGCGCCGCGAGGTCGGCGGGCCCGAGGTCATGGCACGTCAGCTGGCCCGGCTGCGGGAGGCCGCGGCCCTTCCCCAAGTCCGGCTCCAGGTACTGCCCTTCGCCGCCGGGGCGCACGCCGGAGTGACCGGCCCTTTCGTTATTTTCTCATTTCCGAACACAACTGATCTCGACGTGGTTGTTCTCGACCACTTGACGAGTAGCCTCTACCTCGAACGGAAAGAAGACCTTCAGGCCTACACCGAAGCCTTCAACACCCTTCGGTCCCACGCCCTTTCACCCGAGGACTCGTTGGACTACATCGCCGGGATAGGTGACGGCGCGTAA